A stretch of Brassica rapa cultivar Chiifu-401-42 chromosome A08, CAAS_Brap_v3.01, whole genome shotgun sequence DNA encodes these proteins:
- the LOC103836391 gene encoding aluminum-activated malate transporter 2-like isoform X1, whose product MKGAMEKVREIWKEGRRVGKEDPRRIVHSFKVGLALALVSSFYYYQPLYDNFGVNAMWAVMTVVVVFEFSVGATLGKGINRAVATLVAGGLGVGAHHLASLSGPTVEPILLAIFVFAQAALSTFVRFFPRVKARYDYGILIFILTFSLISVSGFREDEILDLAHKRLSTVIMGGVSCVLISIFICPVWAGQDLHSLLASNFDTLSRFLQEFGDEYFEETDDGDVKEVEKRRRNLEKYKCVLNSKSNEEALANFAKWEPRHGQFRFRHPWKQYLAVAALLRQCAYRMDALNSYINSDFQIPMDIKKKLEEPLRKMSSESGKSMKEASISLKKMRKSSSSDIHVLNSQSACKDLSTLLKSGILNDVEPLQMIALTTTVSLLIDIVNLTEKVSQSVHELASAARFKNKKKSTVSSKKSDSVSTVRAMPTKSQDDHVVTILCDDDLSNTVDQSCGESSVDSCHHVAIKIDDDDDSVHEKHEDGEIHVHTSCVLCGQTNASDVLDCGNQKIINNL is encoded by the exons ATGAAAGGTGCAATGGAAAAAGTGAGAGAGATATGGAAAGAAGGGAGGAGAGTAGGAAAAGAAGACCCAAGAAGAATAGTTCATTCTTTCAAAGTGGGACTTGCTCTTGCTTTGGTCTCTTCCTTCTACTATTATCAACCTCTCTACGATAACTTTGGTGTCAATGCAATGTGGGCCGTCATGACCGTCGTTGTCGTCTTTGAATTTTCTGTAG GTGCCACACTTGGGAAAGGAATAAATAGAGCAGTGGCAACATTAGTAGCTGGAGGACTAGGAGTTGGAGCTCATCACCTAGCAAGTTTGTCCGGTCCAACAGTAGAACCTATTCTACTCGCCATCTTTGTCTTTGCGCAAG CTGCGTTATCGACGTTCGTGAGGTTCTTCCCACGGGTGAAGGCGAGATACGATTATGGGATATTGATATTCATATTGACGTTCTCACTGATATCAGTGTCGGGGTTTAGAGAAGACGAGATATTGGATTTGGCGCATAAGAGACTATCGACAGTGATAATGGGAGGAGTCAGTTGCGTCCTTATCTCTATCTTTATCTGCCCTGTCTGGGCTGGACAAGACCTTCACTCTCTTCTTGCCTCCAATTTTGATACACTGTCCCGCTTCCTTCAAG AATTTGGGGACGAATATTTTGAAGAGACAGATGATGGGGACGTCAAGGAggtggagaagagaagaaggaatcttgaaaaatataaatgtgtTCTCAATTCAAAAAGCAATGAAGAAGCTTTG GCTAATTTTGCAAAATGGGAACCGCGTCACGGCCAATTTAGATTTAGGCATCCATGGAAACAATACCTTGCCGTCGCTGCATTACTCAGGCAGTGTGCCTACCGGATGGATGCCTTGAATTCATACATCAACTCAGATTTTCAG ATCCCAATGGACATCAAAAAGAAACTAGAAGAACCGTTAAGAAAAATGAGCTCGGAGTCAGGAAAATCAATGAAAGAAGCGTCAATTTCATTAAAGAAAATGAGAAAATCATCATCTTCTGATATTCATGTCTTAAACTCACAATCTGCCTGCAAAGATCTTTCTACTTTACTCAAATCAGGCATCTTGAACGATGTTGAGCCTCTACAAATGATCGCATTAACGACCACCGTCTCTCTGCTCATTGATATTGTAAACTTAACCGAAAAGGTATCACAATCCGTACATGAACTCGCATCCGCTGCAAGATTTAAGAACAAGAAGAAATCGACCGTGTCATCCAAGAAGTCAGATTCTGTAAGCACTGTTCGTGCAATGCCAACCAAATCTCAAGATGATCATGTTGTCACAATCTTATGTGATGATGATTTATCAAACACTGTTGACCAGTCGTGTGGAGAGAGTTCAGTGGACTCTTGTCACCATGTCGCCATAAAgatcgatgatgatgatgattcagtCCATGAAAAACATGAAGATGGTGAAATACATGTACATACGAGTTGTGTATTATGTGGTCAAACTAATGCTAGTGATGTTTTAGATTGTGGTAATCAGAAAATTATTAATAacttataa
- the LOC103836391 gene encoding aluminum-activated malate transporter 2-like isoform X2: MKGAMEKVREIWKEGRRVGKEDPRRIVHSFKVGLALALVSSFYYYQPLYDNFGVNAMWAVMTVVVVFEFSVGATLGKGINRAVATLVAGGLGVGAHHLASLSGPTVEPILLAIFVFAQAALSTFVRFFPRVKARYDYGILIFILTFSLISVSGFREDEILDLAHKRLSTVIMGGVSCVLISIFICPVWAGQDLHSLLASNFDTLSRFLQGSFPNLIMIHYVYKLIIPKNTSPPKISHLLLQKIKSWKLAEFGDEYFEETDDGDVKEVEKRRRNLEKYKCVLNSKSNEEALANFAKWEPRHGQFRFRHPWKQYLAVAALLRQCAYRMDALNSYINSDFQIPMDIKKKLEEPLRKMSSESGKSMKEASISLKKMRKSSSSDIHVLNSQSACKDLSTLLKSGILNDVEPLQMIALTTTVSLLIDIVNLTEKVSQSVHELASAARFKNKKKSTVSSKKSDSVSTVRAMPTKSQDDHVVTILCDDDLSNTVDQSCGESSVDSCHHVAIKIDDDDDSVHEKHEDGEIHVHTSCVLCGQTNASDVLDCGNQKIINNL; encoded by the exons ATGAAAGGTGCAATGGAAAAAGTGAGAGAGATATGGAAAGAAGGGAGGAGAGTAGGAAAAGAAGACCCAAGAAGAATAGTTCATTCTTTCAAAGTGGGACTTGCTCTTGCTTTGGTCTCTTCCTTCTACTATTATCAACCTCTCTACGATAACTTTGGTGTCAATGCAATGTGGGCCGTCATGACCGTCGTTGTCGTCTTTGAATTTTCTGTAG GTGCCACACTTGGGAAAGGAATAAATAGAGCAGTGGCAACATTAGTAGCTGGAGGACTAGGAGTTGGAGCTCATCACCTAGCAAGTTTGTCCGGTCCAACAGTAGAACCTATTCTACTCGCCATCTTTGTCTTTGCGCAAG CTGCGTTATCGACGTTCGTGAGGTTCTTCCCACGGGTGAAGGCGAGATACGATTATGGGATATTGATATTCATATTGACGTTCTCACTGATATCAGTGTCGGGGTTTAGAGAAGACGAGATATTGGATTTGGCGCATAAGAGACTATCGACAGTGATAATGGGAGGAGTCAGTTGCGTCCTTATCTCTATCTTTATCTGCCCTGTCTGGGCTGGACAAGACCTTCACTCTCTTCTTGCCTCCAATTTTGATACACTGTCCCGCTTCCTTCAAGGTTCTTTCCCTAACTTAATTATGATTCACtatgtatataaattaataatacctAAAAATACTTCCCCACCAAAAATATCACATTTGCTTTTACAAA aaataaaaagttGGAAACTGGCAGAATTTGGGGACGAATATTTTGAAGAGACAGATGATGGGGACGTCAAGGAggtggagaagagaagaaggaatcttgaaaaatataaatgtgtTCTCAATTCAAAAAGCAATGAAGAAGCTTTG GCTAATTTTGCAAAATGGGAACCGCGTCACGGCCAATTTAGATTTAGGCATCCATGGAAACAATACCTTGCCGTCGCTGCATTACTCAGGCAGTGTGCCTACCGGATGGATGCCTTGAATTCATACATCAACTCAGATTTTCAG ATCCCAATGGACATCAAAAAGAAACTAGAAGAACCGTTAAGAAAAATGAGCTCGGAGTCAGGAAAATCAATGAAAGAAGCGTCAATTTCATTAAAGAAAATGAGAAAATCATCATCTTCTGATATTCATGTCTTAAACTCACAATCTGCCTGCAAAGATCTTTCTACTTTACTCAAATCAGGCATCTTGAACGATGTTGAGCCTCTACAAATGATCGCATTAACGACCACCGTCTCTCTGCTCATTGATATTGTAAACTTAACCGAAAAGGTATCACAATCCGTACATGAACTCGCATCCGCTGCAAGATTTAAGAACAAGAAGAAATCGACCGTGTCATCCAAGAAGTCAGATTCTGTAAGCACTGTTCGTGCAATGCCAACCAAATCTCAAGATGATCATGTTGTCACAATCTTATGTGATGATGATTTATCAAACACTGTTGACCAGTCGTGTGGAGAGAGTTCAGTGGACTCTTGTCACCATGTCGCCATAAAgatcgatgatgatgatgattcagtCCATGAAAAACATGAAGATGGTGAAATACATGTACATACGAGTTGTGTATTATGTGGTCAAACTAATGCTAGTGATGTTTTAGATTGTGGTAATCAGAAAATTATTAATAacttataa